Sequence from the Fulvivirga ligni genome:
AAGGAGGTGACCAATGGTATTTTACTTACAGGGCAGTTAGGCTATGAAAACCGAAAGCCTATGGTAAATCACTCTGATTATGCCTTTGTTTCGGAAAAGGAAGATAGAATGTATACTTCTAATAATCCATTATCTCCATATTCTGATGAACCACTTTTCTCTGAGCATCAGGCTCTAATGTTTAAGATGCAGGCTCGTTTCAGGATCAAGCAAAAGTATGCTACCCGACCAGATAGGAAGGTGATATATGGTTCTAAATACCCAACACTCACGTTAAACTATAAAAAAGGTATATCAGCTTTAGGTAGCGATGTAGACTTTGATTTTGCCAATATAGTTATAGGCGATAATCTGGACTTAGGACTTTTAGGGGTGTCGTCTTATGATATCACTTTTGGAGGATTCTTCAATAAGTCTGCAGTGCCGTTTTTAGACTACAAGCATTTCCAGGGTAATGAAACTATATTTTTAAATAAGCAAGAGTATTATGGAAGGGATCGTTCGCCGCTAACTGCCTTCCATATCCTTGATTATTACAGCAAAAGTACCACCAGTACTTATTGGGAAGGTCACTACGAGCATCACTTCAATGGCTTTCTGTTAAATAAATTTCCATTGGTAAGAAAACTGAAGTTCCAGGCCTTGGGTGGTGTCAATCTCTTAAAAGCCGGTGATAGGGAGTATACCGAACTTTATTTCGGAGTTGAAAATATATTTAAAGTAATGCGGGTAGATTTTGCCGCCGGTTATGATGATATAGATAAGGTGAAAACCGGAGTAAGGATTTGGATTGGTATTTCTAATCTATAAAAAGTGAAAAAGAGGCTTTATTAAAAGTAGGTATTCTTTATTCTACTTTTAATAAAGCCTCTTTTATTTATCTCAAATAGAAAGAGTAATAACCTTCTCTTCCTTTGTTATTAACGCCTTCTATAATTACCCGGCCTCTTATCTTTTCAAGGATATCAACCAGTTTTTCAGGTTCTTTTATAGCTACTCTGTTAATATCTGTAACAATGAAATCTTCAGATATACCTACTCTTCGTAAAAGGCCATTTTGAATATTAAAAACCTTCACACCATATTCAATACCTAGCAGATCTCGCTCTACTTTCGGTACTGTTTCAAACTGAGCTCCTAAAGATTCAGAGGTGAAAATTTCCCTCTTCAAAATGCTGGTTGTTCCTTCTCTGTTTGTAAGTGTAAGGTTAGCTGTATTTCTTTTTCCATCTCGTTTGTAAGTAAAACTGATTTTGTCTCCAGGAGAATGATAGCTCAACTCTTCCTCAAAGGCACTCCTTGTATTGGTGGTCATTTCATTCACAGCCAATATGATGTCACCTTCTTCAAGGCCTGCTTTGGCTGCTGCTCCGTCTTTCTGAACATAGCTCAGCAATACTCCATTATAAGAGGCATTGTCTTTTATGTCTAGCCTTTTGGCCACGGCCGCATCAAAGTCAGATACTTCTCCGCCAAAGAAGGCTTTTTGTACCTCACCGTATTCTACGAGGTCGCCTACAATTTTCTTTACAATATCAATGGGCACCGCGAAACCATAACCAGCATAAGATCCGGTTTGAGATAAAATGGCGGTGTTAATGCCTACCAGCTCTCCATTTTTATTTACCAGAGCTCCCCCGCTGTTTCCGGGGTTAATGGCGGCATCAGTTTGTATGAAAGATTCAATAGGAAATTTGCCCTGCAAGATATTGATCTCACGACCTTTAGCACTAACTATGCCTGCTGTTACGGTGGAGGTTAAATTGAACGGGTTGCCCACTGCAATCACCCATTCTCCTACCTTCAGGTTCTTAGAGCTACCGATAGGCACAGCTGGTAATGATTTTTCATCTATTTTGAGCACAGCAAGATCCGTGGAAGGGTCGGTTCCGATCAGCTCGGCTGTATATATGTTTTTATTATATACTACCTCAAGCTTATCAGCATCCTGCACCACGTGATTATTGGTTACAATGTACCCGTCTTCAGAAAAGATAACGCCGGATCCACTACTGATTTGGGTTTGCCTGCTCGGCGAATTATCAAAAAACCAATCTAAATAGGTAGTTCTATAAGCTGTTTTTGAAATGTTTTTGATATATACCACACTCTTCGTGCTAGTCTCTGAAGCCATTACAAAATCAGAAGTAATGTCAGGTATGGCTGCCTTTGATGTAGTATAATTAGGGGTGTCTGTGTTGTGAACAAGCTGGAAGCTGTCAGACGCTGAAGCCTGATCTACATCTGCTTTTGGTTTTATAAGTTCAAATGTAAATGCTCCTCCAAGCCCTGCGGTAAAACTTAATAATACAATTTGAAGCGTCTTTCGCATATCTCTGTTTTTTACTGTTTAAGTGAACAAAAATTGTGCTGGTATAAAGAACGTTACATTTTCCGTCAAGTTTTAAATTTAAATGTAAATATTTGTTAATGAGCTTTTCACTTTTAATGAAGGCTAAGAAACAGAGTTAATTATCTTTGCGCTATGGGTATTCGATCTACTTTAAGTAAACCATTCGCCTCTTATGTGGTGAAGCAGCAAAAAAAATGGTCAGCACAGCCTGGTAAATATCAGGAGCAGATTTTTAAAAATATTGTCAAAACAGCTGCTAACACCAAGTTTGGTCAGGATCATGGTTTTTCTGAAATAAGAAACTTTGCTGATTTTCAGGAAAGAGTACCAGTGAGAGATTATGAACTACTGTCTCCTTATGTAAAAGAAGTGGTAGGCGGCAAAAGCGATATCCTTTGGCCTGGAAAACCTGAATATTTTGCTAAAACCTCAGGTACTACGTCAGGCACCAAATATATTCCTATTACTAAAGAGTCGATTCCTAATCATATCAATTCTGCCAGAGATGCATTATTAAGCTATGTGCATGAAACTGGTAAGTCCAGGTTTTTAGATGGAAGCCTTATTTTCTTGTCAGGTAGTCCTATTTTGACTAAAACAGCAGGTATCAACACCGGCCGACTGTCGGGTATAGTAAATCATCATGTGCCTGGGTACCTCAGAACTAATCAGATGCCTAGCTATGAGACTAATTGTATTGAAGACTGGGAAGAAAAGCTTGAGAAGATCATAGACGAGACCATTGATAAGAATATGAGTCTCATCTCTGGGATTCCGCCATGGGTACAAATGTATTTTGATCGAATTCAGAATAGAACAGGTAAGAAAATTAAAGATGTATTCCCTGATTTTGAACTCTTTGTTTATGGAGGGGTGAATTTTGAGCCTTATCGGGCGAAATTATATGAAACCATAGGGAAGAAGGTAGATTCAGTGGAGACCTATCCGGCTTCGGAAGGTTTTATCGCTTATCAGGATACTCAAACTGAAGAAGGCCTGCTTTTAT
This genomic interval carries:
- a CDS encoding GH3 auxin-responsive promoter family protein — encoded protein: MGIRSTLSKPFASYVVKQQKKWSAQPGKYQEQIFKNIVKTAANTKFGQDHGFSEIRNFADFQERVPVRDYELLSPYVKEVVGGKSDILWPGKPEYFAKTSGTTSGTKYIPITKESIPNHINSARDALLSYVHETGKSRFLDGSLIFLSGSPILTKTAGINTGRLSGIVNHHVPGYLRTNQMPSYETNCIEDWEEKLEKIIDETIDKNMSLISGIPPWVQMYFDRIQNRTGKKIKDVFPDFELFVYGGVNFEPYRAKLYETIGKKVDSVETYPASEGFIAYQDTQTEEGLLLLANSGIFYEFIPADEFFNDNPRRLTIEEVEVGVNYAVVLSSNAGLWGYSIGDTVKFVSKYPHRLLVTGRIKHFISAFGEHVIGEEVEKAMKFTLEKYEDVEIVEFTVAPQVTPEEGLPLHEWYVEFSNPPSDLKAFEKELNSQLQKLNSYYDDLLTGNILRNLEVVSLQKDSFINYMKSQGKLGGQNKVPRLSNDRKIADALMSYRIQS
- a CDS encoding S1C family serine protease, which encodes MRKTLQIVLLSFTAGLGGAFTFELIKPKADVDQASASDSFQLVHNTDTPNYTTSKAAIPDITSDFVMASETSTKSVVYIKNISKTAYRTTYLDWFFDNSPSRQTQISSGSGVIFSEDGYIVTNNHVVQDADKLEVVYNKNIYTAELIGTDPSTDLAVLKIDEKSLPAVPIGSSKNLKVGEWVIAVGNPFNLTSTVTAGIVSAKGREINILQGKFPIESFIQTDAAINPGNSGGALVNKNGELVGINTAILSQTGSYAGYGFAVPIDIVKKIVGDLVEYGEVQKAFFGGEVSDFDAAVAKRLDIKDNASYNGVLLSYVQKDGAAAKAGLEEGDIILAVNEMTTNTRSAFEEELSYHSPGDKISFTYKRDGKRNTANLTLTNREGTTSILKREIFTSESLGAQFETVPKVERDLLGIEYGVKVFNIQNGLLRRVGISEDFIVTDINRVAIKEPEKLVDILEKIRGRVIIEGVNNKGREGYYSFYLR